One Mauremys mutica isolate MM-2020 ecotype Southern chromosome 19, ASM2049712v1, whole genome shotgun sequence genomic window carries:
- the LOC123352873 gene encoding C-C motif chemokine 3-like — protein sequence MKVCVAAFAVLLIAALCSQAHSQLDGVNTPTSCCFSYVSKPIPRSLVVKYQHTSSKCSLPAVIFTTKKGREVCSDPNARWVQEYIKHVKQN from the exons ATGAAGGTCTGTGTGGCTGCCTTCGCTGTTCTCCTCATCgctgccctctgctcccaggcCCATTCTCAGCTTG ATGGCGTCAACACCCCAACTTCCTGCTGCTTCAGCTATGTTTCCAAGCCAATCCCACGGAGCCTTGTGGTGAAGTACCAGCACACCAGTAGCAAGTGCTCCTTGCCGGCTGTAAT CTTTACCACTAAAAAAGGCCGGGAAGTCTGCTCCGATCCCAATGCACGATGGGTCCAGGAGTACATCAAGCATGTGAAACAAAACTGA